ATAGGGCATCGAAGCCATTGTCAGTGACGATCAAGCAGTAATCGGCGTAGTTGAGCGGGGCGGCAAAGCCCCCACAGACCACATCCCCCAGCACATCGAAGAGGATGACATCGTATTCATCAAAAGCATTCAGTTCCTTGAGCAATTTGACGGTTTCCCCCACCACGTAGCCGCCACAGCCTGCACCCGCCGGGGGACCGCCCGCCTCCACACAGTCCACACCGCCGTAGCCGGGGTAGATCACATCCTCGGCGTAGACATCTTCGTAGTGGTAACCCTTGGATTCCAGGGTGTCGATGATGGTGGGAATCAGAAAGCCAGTCAGGGTGAAGGTGCTGTCGTGCTTGGGATCACAGCCAATCTGTAAGACTTTTTTGCCCCGCTTGGCCAAGGCCACAGAGATATTGCAACTCGTGGTGGATTTGCCGATGCCACCTTTTCCATAAACTGCCAGTTTCACAGCGTGTTCCTCAATGGGGGCTTCCAAAGGCCATTATCAGCAGGGGATCCACCTCTTGAGAACTGTTACGGAGGATAAAGATGAATGTATGAAAAAGTAAGAGAATTTCTGAAAGTTTCTATGCTAGGAAAATCGACTCTAGAAATTAACCTAGGATGTTTTCACGGCTTTAGCATAGTTTATCTCTCGATCTAATGTTAAAGTTGATCAAAAGAAAATAATATAACCTGTCCATTTTCCTTGATAGACAAGGGATCCGACCCCCTCAATTGCACTCAAGAGGGAGAACTCCCCTCCAGGGCTGGGATCCCACCCCCACCTCAGCAGTCTTGAGGGCAGACATTATCAAGAATTATCTCAGTTGCCAGAAAAAGCCGGAGAAAACCGATTCTGCCAGGGATGCTCTAGGGATCAAACACAAAAACCACCCGCACATCCCCGTTGGAGTCCACCTCAATGCTGCGCAGAAACTCCCGTAGATAGGCGCGCCGTTCGGTTTCGGTGAGATCTTGCCAGAAGGGTTGAATGGAGAGGGTTTGGGCGAGCTGGGGTAGGTTGGAGGGTGGCAGTTGCTCCAGCTTTTGGGCCAGAAGGGCATTTTCGGCTCGCAGTTGGTAGCGGCGTTGGGACAAGGAGTGCTCATCCATCAGCCCGGATCCCTCCAGTTCTTCTAGCTGGCTGAGGATGCCCATGTTGGCCTGAATTTGAGATTGGATCCCTTGGCGGACTTGGGCAAGCGGATCTTCATCCAGTTGTCGAGCCCGTTGGGGCAATTGCTCACACACTTGCCGGATCACTTCCTGCAAAACCTCGGAGTAGTTGAGGCTGTAGCGACAGGTTTGGCAGCGCAGATACAGATAGGAGGGGGTGCTTTTCTTGCCTTGACGAGGTGTGGTTTGCACAATGCGCAGCGGTCTACCACAAGAACAGCACTTGACCAGACCCGCCAAAGAGCGGGGAGCACTGGCGCTGCGGCGGGGGATCCCTTGGTTGCGCTTGAGCCAGCGATCAATCTGGGCAGCTTCGGTACGGCTGAGCAGTGCCGGATGAGTATCCCGCAGGGTGGTGCCGTCAGTGTAAGCCAAGTCACCGCGGTAGACGGGGTTGAGCAGCCAATTGCGCCCGGTGGCCACCGAAATGCGTTTGTGGTGTTTCTCCTCGATGAAGCGCACCGCCTGTCGCAGGGATCCGTAGAGCAGAAAGTGCTGGAAAAAATCCTCAACGATCCCGGCCTGCTTGCGATCCGGCACATAGTGCTCCCCTTCGCGGCGGTACCCAAAGGGTGCGGGGCCTGGGGGCGGCTTACCGGCTAGGCGGTTCTGGGCTTGACGACAGCAGAGGCGGCGGCTTTGCAACTGATGGGGAATTTCTGCCAAAAGCGGGATCCAGGCTTCGGCATCGGCGGGGGTTTGTATCCCCGATGCCGTGACCAGACTGAGCCGGATCCCGGCCTGTTGAATCTGGAGCAACCGCTCGTGAATTTCATCCGCCCGATCCCCCAGATCTGACAGGCGCAAGAGTAGCACCTCCTGTACCAACCCATCCGTAATGCGCTGAAGCAGGTCTTCTAGATAAGCTCGGGATCCCCAATCTTGCAGAACCGGGTCAGCCCCTTGTGCTTTGAGCCATTCCAGTCCTGGATCTTCCAGGACGGCATGAGGGGGAGTGTAGAGGTAGCCACAAACGCTCATGAACCAGAACCCCAGAGATGAATCACGGCTGGGATGAATCGGGTAAAGCCGAATGTAACACCTGTCGAATCCTACCGTTGGCCTGTTGCAAATGCTGACGAGCCTCCTGGGCAGAACACCCCATCAGAGCCACCAGAATCGCCGTTTTCACCTCCCCCCCACAAGCCTCTAGCAGTTGGGCGGCTGTAGTGGCGTCGAGATCACAAGCCAAAGCCACCATCCGTTCAGCCCGCCGTTTCAGCTTGGCATTGCTAGCCTGTAGATCCACCATCAAGTTGCCGTAGGTTTTGCCCAGACGAATCATCACACCTGTCGAGATCGTGTTCAGAACCAATTTTTGGGCGGTGCCCGCCTTCATGCGGGTGGAGCCGAGGATCACT
The sequence above is a segment of the Synechococcus sp. Nb3U1 genome. Coding sequences within it:
- a CDS encoding recombinase family protein codes for the protein MSVCGYLYTPPHAVLEDPGLEWLKAQGADPVLQDWGSRAYLEDLLQRITDGLVQEVLLLRLSDLGDRADEIHERLLQIQQAGIRLSLVTASGIQTPADAEAWIPLLAEIPHQLQSRRLCCRQAQNRLAGKPPPGPAPFGYRREGEHYVPDRKQAGIVEDFFQHFLLYGSLRQAVRFIEEKHHKRISVATGRNWLLNPVYRGDLAYTDGTTLRDTHPALLSRTEAAQIDRWLKRNQGIPRRSASAPRSLAGLVKCCSCGRPLRIVQTTPRQGKKSTPSYLYLRCQTCRYSLNYSEVLQEVIRQVCEQLPQRARQLDEDPLAQVRQGIQSQIQANMGILSQLEELEGSGLMDEHSLSQRRYQLRAENALLAQKLEQLPPSNLPQLAQTLSIQPFWQDLTETERRAYLREFLRSIEVDSNGDVRVVFVFDP
- the bchL gene encoding ferredoxin:protochlorophyllide reductase (ATP-dependent) iron-sulfur ATP-binding protein, whose translation is MKLAVYGKGGIGKSTTSCNISVALAKRGKKVLQIGCDPKHDSTFTLTGFLIPTIIDTLESKGYHYEDVYAEDVIYPGYGGVDCVEAGGPPAGAGCGGYVVGETVKLLKELNAFDEYDVILFDVLGDVVCGGFAAPLNYADYCLIVTDNGFDALFAANRIAASVREKAKTRKLRLAGLIGNRTSKRDLIDKYVSAVPMPVIEVLPLIEDIRVSRVKGKTIFEMAESDPDLEPVCQYYLNIADELLARPEGIVPKDAQDRDLFTLLSDFYNTPAREPAWA